GGGCGGGTCGTGGTCGCGCCGACGACCACGGTCTGCCGAGGCAAGTCGATGTCGGTCGTCCACGCCGCTTGGTCGATGAGCAGCGTCGTGTCATTGGACACCGCGTCGAACCAGATCCAGCCGCCGTCCTCGAACGGCTTGAGGGACAGGCAGAACTCCAGAGAGCACCACTTGTCGGGACTGGCGATGTGCGTGCCCTGAAGGTGGACGCTGTCGCCGTTCGGCTTCGAGCGATAGACGTCAAGCCGACCGGTGCCCTTGACGCTCAGCCGCAGGATCACCTCGTCGAGCCGCGTCCAGCGCTTCCAGTAGCTCGCCGGGAAAGCATTGAAGTACGACGCGAAAGAAACCTTACGCCGGGGCGGAATCCCCCCGGACGTTCGGGAAAGGACATTGAAATTGTCGGAGGTCGCACTCTCCTCGTCGATCTCGTCTATGTACAGCGCCCGCACATCGAGCGGGTCCTCATCACGCGGAAAAATGACCCGCTGCAGAACCTGCTCACTTGGAACTGAGAACGGATCCGACATCCGCGACTCACCCCGGTTCGCCTCACGTCCACCGGCCGACCCCCCACCCGATTCGGCGCGGATCAGCGTACCCTCGGCGCGCTCGCCGCCGGATAGCGGCGCTGCATCGCGAGAAGTCTGGTTATACACGTCAGTCCTCCAAGCAAGGTTTCCGGCGAGCTTTGCCGCCGTCCGTCATCCGTCATCCAGCGGACCGTTCAGACGACGCCGATCATGTGCCGGGTAGCCAACACTACTGCATCATGGTCGTCCTGTTACGCGCGGGAGTCGACCAAAAACACCGGGGTAATAGAATGCGCCGACAACGTCCAACCCAGAAGATAGGACGAGCGACATCGTCACCCCTAGCCTCCGCACGGTGCTGGACAATCAGGATAGTCTAGCCGACGAAGAAGCGTCATCCGGTCAATCCGCTCAGGCATCCGCGCTAAGCCTGCCAACAACCTCTGCTTTCCACCCATCTTTTCATTACAAGCACCCGAGGCACCAGCACCGACACGACCTCAGCCTGAAGTTCCCATTCCTCTCGCGGTAGCCACTTCTCTGCAGCGTGAAGCAGGAGGGACGCGCCTCTCCTTGCCCCCACGCCTACAGAGTCCGCAAAGGGTTCTGAGCAGCGAGTGCGCACGTGGCACAGCCAGAGCAGGCAGTCTACGTCCGCCACAGATCAGGCACGCCTCAATGAACGCGACAACGGCCGCATCCGCTGAGGAGATCACCGCTTCCAGGAGATTACCTATTCGAGTTTGACAGCGCTTGGTGACGCTCGGCCAGCGTCTCGCACCCGACCCGCCAACGAGTTCCCTCAGTCCGCGCAGACATCCTCGTGTGCGTCGCCGTTGTCCGATTTCTAGCCCTTCCAGATTTCCCCAGAGCGGAGGCGACGATGGGTTTATGGAACAGCCGCGAGACACTGACGCTGGCGATGCTCTACTGGTCGATCAAGATGCCCACAGTCCTGATCAAGGCATGGGAAGGTCAATACTGCAACTCCGATCATTCAGCTTGATTTAGGCACTTGCCTACCGGGATCCACGACATGCAACGCCTGTCCACCACCTCTGCCACCGTCTCAACAATCGCATCGCCGACCCAGCCACGTGAATCCCGAAGACAGGCAACTGCACCTCCGAGCGCTAAGGGATGTCTCGTAACCCGGTAACGGGTGTCGCGGGCTGATCGTCGATCATGGTCGGGTGCAGGTGATCTCGGCATCGCGGTCGGAGTGGATCGCACCGTTCACGGGCTTGGAGCCCGGGCAGTTCCGCAAGCTCGTGCGCGTTGTGGCCCGGCGAGGTGGTGACGAGATCGCTGACGGGCGTCCTGGCCGCCAGTGGCGGCTCCCGCTGGCCGATCGGGTTCTGTTGGTGGCGACCTACTGGCGGACGAACCTGACGATGCGCCAGATCGGGCCGTTGTTCGGGGTCTCGCACTCCGCGGCACACCGGGTGATCGACAGCCTCGGGCCGCTGCTGGCGCTGGCCCCGGTACGTCGCCGGCGGATCGACCAGATCGCCATCGTCGATGGAACCCTTGTGCCCACTCGTGATCACCGGCTGGCCGCGCGATCGAAGAACTACCGGTACTCGACCAATCTTCAGGTGGCGATCGACGCCGACACCCGTCTCGTGATCGCCACCGGCGACCCGCAACCCGGTAACCGCAACGACTGCACCGTCTACCGCGACTCCGGCATGAAACAGGCCCTGGCTGGCCGCCCGGTGATGGCCGACGGCGGCTATCAAGGCAACCCCGAGGTGATCATGCCGTACCGCAAACCTCGGGACGGTGCTGACCTGCCGGACTGGAAGGAAGACCTCAACACCGTCCACCGCAGTATCCGCGCCCGCGCCGAACACGCCCTGGCCCGCATGAAGTGCTGGAAGATCCTGCGCGACTACCGCCGCGCCGCCCACACCCTGGCCGACACCGCATCCGGAATCGCACACCTCCACAACCTCGCTCTCACCGGCTGACCCCAAGCCCACCAACACCAACACCAAGATCAGTTACGAGACATCCCTTAGAACGCCCTGCGGCAGATGCGCGACCCATAACTCATCTGCGCGCCGCCTGACCCCACACAGCCTGCAGGGATCAGCTGCGACCGCACGTCAGCTACCCAGACGACCGCGCGCCGTTGGGGCAGGCCCTCCAGATTCCTTCCACATCGAGTATCGGTACGGGATCCCAAGCGAGAACTACGAGCGCATTCGAGTATCGAACCCGACATCGTCAGTCCACAAGGGATTCTCGCCAGAGGAAACCCTTGCCTCCGCCCCACTACGCCGAGGGCCACTGCCTCCCCTGTCGCGCGTCAGCTCGCTCGGTCGCGCTCTGTCCACGTCACCGAGCACGCTGCCCGCATCCGGTGTTGCGATGCCCACCGGTCCCGAAGGCTCGATGCTGCAGCCTTTTCCTGGGCGCGGCGGTCTCCATGTCGCTGTTGCAATCCTCGCCGGCCTGAAGAGCCGGTGCTGCGGGAGGTGCTGCACCAAGTTCACCAACCCGAAGTTGTCGTCCCTCACCAGGACCGGAGGGCCGCTGCTGCTGCGGGCAGAGCCCCCGGCGTGAAGGTGGTCCGACTAAAGATCAGTTCTGGAAGCTGTGTGAGGGGCAGTGACTATCATGCGTGAGTATGCGGAGGAGGGGGCGCGCATGAGGACGTTGCTGGTGCGGGTGGCGGGGGACGACGAGCTGGACGCGGAGACGCGGAAGCTCCGGAAAGCCTTGCTGGAGTTGGATGTCGAGGACGTCCGCCTGCCCGAAGTCGTCGCACCGGATGGTGCGAAGGGCACTGGGACCGACATCGGTGCGATGGTCGTGAGCCTGGGTGGTTCTGCGGTGCTGACTGCACTGGTCACGGGCGTCTGCCAGGTGCTGCGCACGTGGGTGACCCGTGACAAAGACCGGCGTGTGGTGATCGAGGTCGGTGCCAACAAGCTGGAGCTGACCGGCGGGAACGCCGAACAGCAGGCGCGCGCGATCGAAGCCTTCAAGAAGACGTTGGAGCTGGAAGCGGACTGAGACGTGGGCGTCCGCGACGCACTCCTGATCGCTACCGGCGCCTACAGCAGCGAACGACTCGCTGAGCTGCGCTCACCGGCGGCGGACGTTGTCGAACTCGCCGATGTGCTGGCCGATCCCGCAATCGGATGGTTCCAGACGAAACAGGTCGTCGACGCGCCAGCGCACCGGGCCACGCGCGCGATTGAGGAGTTCTTCCGCAACCGGAGTACCGACGACTTGCTGGTGCTACACATCTCGTGCCACGGGGTGAAGGACGATGACGGCCTGCTGTACTTCGCGTGTGCGGACACGGATCCGGAACTGCTGGCGTCCACGTCGATCCCGGCGGGTTTCCTGCACGCCCAGATGGGCCGGTGCCGCGCGAAGTCGATCGTGCTGCTGCTGGACTGCTGTTTCAGCGGGGCGTTCGTACCGGGCATGAAAGCGGCCATCGGAATGGACGCGAAAGAACAACTGGCCGGTTACGGACGAGCCGTCCTGATGGCCACCGGCAGGACGGAATACGCGTGGGAAGGGAATCGGTTCTTGGAGTTGGAACCGGAGCCCTCGAGATTCACCGAAGCGATCATCCACGGTCTGCGCACGGGCGAAGCGGATCGCGATGGCGATGGCAGAGTGGCTGTCGACGAGCTTTACGAGCATGTCTACGAGCGCCTGCGGGAATCCGGCGTCAAGCAGACGCCGCAGTGGTCGTCGGAACTGGTGCATCGAGTGTACCTGGCGAACCGGGCGATTTCGCTGCAGTCGGAGCGGCTGTCGAAATCCGGAGTCCGAATCTGGCCGCAGCGCCGAGCCCGTCGCGGCCAGGACGCGTTGATCTTGCGCGACATCTCGCTGAAGGACGCGGTCACGGGCAAGGTCGACACGATCTCGGTCGAAACCGCGATCATCTGTGGAGAATGCCGTGGGCTCGGCACTTCCGCGGATTCCGTTGTCGAGCGGTGTCCCCGATGTAGAGGAGATGGTCTCAACGGCGAGAAGGACTGCGAGACCTGCACAGGATTCGGGACATTGATCGAAAATCCCTGTCCGGGCTGCGTCGGCGACGGCCGAGTCGTCGTGCGGAGGAGTATCGCCGCCAAGATCCCCGCAGGGATTTCGACCGGTATGCGCATCCGACTGTCGGAGCAGGGTGAAACCGGTCCCGGTGGCGGGCCGGCCGGTGACGTCTATCTCGAGTTCAACGAGCTGCCCGATGATCATTTCGAACGGCGTGGTATGGACTTGCACTGCACGACCGATATCTCGGCCGAGATCGCACGCACTGGCGGGATCATTGACCTGGACACCTTTGACGGTGTGAAGAAAATCCGGATATCGGGCGGGGTCAAGTCCGGCAAGACGGTCCGTGTCGCCGGGCTCGGATTTCCGCGTCTCCGCGCGTCCGGTGAGGTAGACGGTCGGGGAGACCTGATGATCACCGTGGATGTCCGCGAACGCTAGTGCTCCAGTCAGACTTCGCAATCGTGCTTGGGTGCGCGTGCCGTACTCAGACGGCAGTAAAGGGATAAGCCGTAGCGTCCGCTACAGCGGCTGGGGCTGGGGCTGGGAATTGCGCGACACTCTTTGCCATTTTGCACATTCCGTCGCCAAGCCACCCTCGCTGACTTCGCTGCGGCGAGCGACCTCGGCTTCGTAGGGCGCTGCGGTACGCGATGCCCGGTTCTCCGGAGTTATGTCGGCCGACGACACCATGTTGACGAAGCCGCGTTGACTGGGAAGGTCAAGTCGGTGCACCCCCGCCCACCTATCCGCAGAGCCTCTTCACGTTCTGGTTAACCAGCTGGCGGCCTTCCAACATTTGCAGGCCAGTTCCGGATGAGAAGGGCACCTGGACCCGCATCGTCAGAGCCGCCTCCGTACTCGCCCACCCTTATCCCGACATGTACCTCCGTCGGTCAATTACGCCCGAGGCACCGACGGGTCATCCAGCTGTCCCCCTCCGCGAAGTCTCCCGGAGGGGGACGTCCGCGAGACCTATCCGTCTGGCTCGCCTCGCGGGCTCAGGGTTGCAGTAGAACCCACATCTGGTCTCGCTGGTCGTCTTGGACCACCTTCGCAACGAACCGTGCGGCGAGGAGCGCTCCTCGCCTGATGCACTTGACTGCGTTGTTCAGTTTGGTCATCGGCGACCACCTCCCTCGTTCTGCTTGTTGTCTTCCTCCAACTCGGCCCGGAACTTGCGTTCCGCCTTCCTGGCGAGCCATCTGGCAAACAACCACATCACGAAAGTGGTACCGAGCGACCATAGATCCGTGGGGTCTACTGCTCCCGTGGCGAGAAGTTCTACTGCCACCCTCAACCCGCGAACGCTGAGATCGTAGCGGATCTGAGACCGCAGCGGAGAACCTACGCCAGGCAATTGGCGGATCTTCGCCCCCGCCGCCAGGGTGACGGCGGTGTCGGCTCCTTTCACGTCGGTGACCACGAGATCGCCTTCATCACCACGACGGGAACCCCCGTCGGCGATCCGATCACCCCGCCCTATCGAGGCCTCGTCCGCTACCAGGTCACGCGAGACCTCATCGGAGATCTCACCCCATCGGGATTTCTAGTCCCGGCGCCAGTCGAGGAACGTTGGAGTGTCGACATCTGGCATGCAGGGCGCCAAGGCACCAGCACTGCATGATGTCTTCGGTTGGTTTAGCTGGGGCGTGCTGCGAGTGCCCATCGCTGGTTGCGGGCGCCGTGGCAGTCGTAGATGACGACGGTGTCAGCGCGGTTGGAGGCGTCGAGGCAGCGGCCGGAGACGGGGTTGACGACGGTGCCGTTGGGTCGGAACACCCATTGTTGTCCGGCGACGCCGTTGCAGTCGTAGAGGCCGACTTTGGTGTGGTTAGTGGTTCCTCCGAAGTTGATGTCGAGGCATTTTCCGAAGGCGCGGATGGTTCCGCTGTCGACGGGGTACCAGACCTGAGCGGGTGTTCCGGCGCACTGCCACATCCAGACGGCGTTGGTGGCGGGGTCGCCGTTGACGACGTCGAGGCATTTGCCGCCGGGTTCGCCGACGACCCAGCCGAGCATGGTGCCCCGGCCCAGGGATTGGGCGGACAGGCGCCAGGTCTGCAGTGGCGTGCGGTCGCACTTCTGCAGTGTGATCGCCGCTCGGGTGTCGGGTGTGGCCGCGGTGGCGCATAGCCCGGACTTGGGGTTGATCAGGCTCGCGTCGGGGCGCAGTTCCCACTGCTGGGCTGGTGAGGTGTTGCAGGCGGCGAAGCCGACGCGGGTGCCGGGGGTGACGGCGCCGCCGGTGACGTCGAGGCAGCGGGAGAACGCGCGGACGGTGCCGTCGGCGACCAGCCGCCAGGCTTGGGCGAAGCCGCCGTGGCAGTCCCACAGCCAGGTTTCGGTGGCATCGGGTGCACCGTTGACGACATCTAGGCACTTGCCGGTGGCGTTGACCAGGGCGCCGGCGATCGCGGGCTGGGACTGCCAGCGCCAGGTCTGTTCGGCAGTGCGGGCGCAGGGTTCGATGGTGACCGGCGCCCGGTCGCTGGTTCCTGTGGCGGTGAGGCATTTGCCGGAGCGGGTGTTGAGCAGGCTGCCGTCGGTGCGTACCAGCCATTGCTGGGCGTTCCAGTCGTTGCACGGGTATAGACCTGCGCGGCTGCCGTTGGCGGTGGCACCGTTCTCGACGTCCAGGCAGCGGTCGGCGTTGCGGATGGTGCCGTCCCCGGGCATGGTCCAGGTTTGGGCTTCGCCGCCGTAGCAGGACCAGAGGTAGGCGATGTTGTTGGTGGCGTTGCCGGAGTTGTCCAGGCACTTGGTGTTGATTCCCACGAAGGAGCCGACACCGGTGGCGGCGTTGTGTTTGACGCGGATGTTGCGGAAGTGCACCGGATCGCTGCCGCTGCGGCTGTGGAGGCCGATCAGGCGTTGAGAGTCCACAGTGGATGGATTGGCGATGTAGTCGTTGATGCGTTGTCCGTTGAGGGTGACGGTGATGCGGTTCCACTCGACGGTGATCTCGTAGGTGTTCCATTCCCCGCGGGGCCGGACGGGGGAGCTGGTGGGTGCCTGCAGGCCGGTGATGGCGCCGGTGGTGGCGGCTCCGGCGGAGTTGTCGGTGCCGATGCGGACTTCCAGGCCCGGTTCGGGGTTGGTGTGGTTGCCGGGATGGGCCAGTGCGACCAGGACACCGCTGTCGGAGTTGGCGCCGGTGGCCTTCCACTCCGTCTTGAGGGTGTAGCTGCTGTTGTAGGTGGCGCCGGCGAACCAGTACACGCTGTCGCTGCCGCCGGTGATGAGGTCGCAGCCGTCGCGGCGGAGTGGGGTGTCGCTGGTGGATTGCCAGCCGTAGCTGCTGTCGATGCGGGCGTCGAAGATGGGGGTGAACCCGAGTTCGCCGCGTGGCGTCGGGCACGCTCCGGCTGAGGTGGCGGGGGTGCCGTCGACGAAGTAGCCGAGCACGTCGGTGGCCAGTTGGGTGTGGCCGCGTTCGTTGCGGACGTCCATTTTGCCGGTGGCGCCCAGGGGCAGCAGGGTGGTGCTGGCGAGGGTTTGGCCTTGGCGCAGTCCCATCGTGGTCACCGGCGACCACCCGACGTCGGTGGGATACACCGACAGTTGGCTGCCGATGAGGTCTTCGGTGGCCGTGGTGGTGACCACCGCGCCGGTGGCGCGGGCGCTGACGCCGGCGGTGCCGCCGAGGGCGAAGGAAGCGATTTCGCCGTGGCCGAGTGGGCCTTGACGCAGTCCGGTCCCGGAGGCGGTGTCTACCACGCGTGTCGGGCTGGGCAGGGGCACGTAGCGTGCGCCGGGGTCGGGGGCGAACCAGCCGATGACATCGACGGCCACGGCGAGCATGCCGCGGTCGTTGCGCAGCTTGATGGTGCCGTCCTCGGCGAGAGCGACGATGGCGGTGTTGGTTCGGCGGTCGTCACGGCTGAGGTTGAGCGTGGAGGTCGAGGGATCGCTGAGGGTGTAGGCGGACAGGAACGTTTCCTCGCTGGCCTCTGAGGCGGTGATCGAGACCGCGACGGCGGTGGCGCTGGCGGGAACGCCGGCGACGCCGCGGACGGCCAGCGGATAGACCTCGCCAGGACCGAGGGGCCCGGTGCGGGGTGTGGCGCCGAATCCACCACGGGTGTCGAGGATGCGTTGCGGTACGGGACGGGTGATGTAGTTGGCGGCGCTGGTGGGGCTGAAGTAGCCGAGGACGTCGGCGATGACCCAGGTGTTGCCGCTCTGGTTGCGGACGCGGATGGCCCGGTCGGGTCCGAGGGTGGCCACGGTCATCACGGCGGTGAACCCGCCGCCGGGCCGCACGCGCAGGGTGGTGGCTCGGGTGTCGAGGTGGGCGGGGTCGGTGGGGAAGACATCGACGCTGGTGTCGGTGTCGGAGCGGGCGGTGATGTTGACCGCCACCGCTGTCGCGTCACCGGGGACATCGGCCACGGGCACGGTGATGAGCTCACCAGGGGTGTAGGCGCGGCTGTGGATGCGGCGCGGTTCGACGAGGGGGGTGTAGCCGGCGGGGTTGGTGGCGGGCACCGCATCGGGTGTTCCGAGGTCCAGGAAACCGTGGCCGCTGGTGTTGTTGATGCTGGTTCGCTTGGCGCGGGAGGTCAGCGCGGTGTGCAGCTGCGCGGCGTCCAGGGCCGGGTTGGCGGCCTTGAACACGGCGGCGGCGCCGGCGACGTGGGCGGCGGCGGCGGAGGTTCCGGTGAAGCCCCGGTTGCCGTAGGTGGCGGTGGTGACGGCGTCGAAGCCGGTGAGGTCGGGTTTGGTGCGGCCATCGATGCTCGGGCCGCGGCTGCTGTAGTTCTGCACGACGCCGGAGCCGGGGGCGCTCGCCCCGACGGCGATCGCGAAGGGTGAGCTCGCGGGTTCAACGACGCTGCCGGCCTCGGTGTAGCGCTGCAGCTGGACGTTGGCGTTGACGCCGCCGACGAACAGCTCCAGCCCGGTGGTGAACGGGGCGTTGTTGTTCTTGACGTAGACGTAGTAGGTGCGCGTCTGCGCGGGTTGGTCGCTGTTGGTGAACGTCACCTCCTCGGTGGGGCTCAGTCCCCCCGCCGACTGGGCCTGGGACCGGGTGGATTTCGCGGCGATGTTGGGATCCTCCGGCCCGCTGGGCGGGTTGGGGGTCTTCATCACATACAGGTCGAGATCTTTCGTGGTGGTGGGCCAGGCGTCCCAGCGCAGACCGACGGTGGGGCGGCTTCCCCACGGCACGGGGAAGCCATTGCCTTGTGCCCCGGCGCTTTCGCCGGGGTTGGTGAACTCCACCCAGGAGTCGCCGGTGCGGTCGGCGGCGGTGCCGGCGTAGTGCATGCGGGCCTGGTTTCCGGCTGCGGAGACCCACAGGATCCCGGCTTCGCGGGCGCGGCGGACGATGTCCGCGGGGCTGCCGGGTTGCCCGGTGCCGTCCCCGCGGCTGGCCTGGGAGGTCAGGAACCCCAGGGACGAGGTGATGATCTGCACGCCTTGCTGGCGCAGCCAGTCCGCGGCGGCGGCGAAGCTGATGGTGTCCTCGACACAGGCGAGGTAGAGGTTGGCGGCAGGGGCCATGTCGTGGATGACTTCGGCGACGTTGGTGCCGTGGTCGTCGCTGAGGCCGGTGTCCAGACAGTTGCTGCTGTTGACCACGATGCGGTCGTTGCCGGGCAGGTCCCCGCTCTGCTGGGCCTGCTGGAGCCCGCCGAAGCCGACGTCGATGACGCCGACCTTGACGCCGGCACCCTTCTTGCCGTCCTGGTGCCACAGCGCGGCCCGCGAGGCCGTCACACCTTCGGAGGTGACCGCCATCGGGACGGCGCGATCGGGGAGCCGGACCTCGCTCACCCCTGGCAGTGCGGCGAGTTCGGCGATCCGTGTGGCGGGCACGGCGGCTTTGACGCGGCCGGCAACCGCGGCGGCGACAGTGCCCCCGACTTTCCCCACGGCGGTGCGCAGCACCGTCTCAGCGGCGCCGTCGACATAGACCAGGGTGCGGCCCTGAGTGTCGCGGCCGAGGTGCTGGGAGCCAGCACGTGGCTGCTGCACCGAATTCCGCACCTCGACTGCGGGGTCCCGATGCGGGGCGGCTAACCCCGGGGGTAGGACGGAGGCCAGTCCGACCACGACCCCTGCGGCGACAATTGTCGCGCGCTTGAACACACTCACGTCTCCCCCTTGTGTACGGCCGCGGCAGTCAGGGTGTGAGTGCCGGGCGTGTAACGATCTGAAGCGTCGATATCGGATGTGATGTTGTGGCGGCAGCACGGCGCACCCCGAGTCGCCGTCGCCGGTTGTGTCTTAGGCCGGGCGGAACAGCTCTCCACCGGCGGTATCGAGCTCGCGCGCGCCGGGGAGGGCGTTGATCAGGCCGCCTTCCTTGGTCAGATAGCCGTAGATCAGGCCGGTGATGCTGTGCTCGAAGACATTGGTCGACCGGATCTCCCATCCGGTCATCACGCAGTTCCACTTCTGCGGGTCCTCGTGCATCGGTGCCCGCAGCAGGACGTGGTGCTCGCCAACGGTTCCCCAGGCAATCGCCCCACCGGGTTCGGGGTAGAAAGGGACACGCGTCGCGGGGCTGCGCTGGTCCGCGGTGGCGCGCATCCGCTGCAGCAGCACACCCAGGTCGTAATCCAGGTTCGCGCATCGGGGTGCCATCAACCGGATGCCACGAAAATCTCCCGGGCCGAAATGCTCGAGGCATTTCCGGTAGTCCTGCGGGAACACGAACCCGAACTCGCGCTCGATGTCCTCCCACGGAAGCGGCCGCGCACCGTAGTCGCCTCCGACCAGCTCGCGCAGGTCCGCGAAGCGGCCAGCGGGTTCAGCCGACCACGAGGGCAGTGGGGAACGCCGCCAGTATCCGGCTTTGTCCTCGGCGGTCAGCGGCTGCGCCTCGCTCTCGGCGGGTTGGCTGGTGAAGGGCGTGAATGTGGCGTCGTTGCCGGTCGGCACGCTGTCGCCGAGGACGTCACTGGAAAGCTCACCGGTCACAAGCCCGAGCAGGAAGGCGGACATGGTGGTCTCGTGCTCTTCCCATTCCATGCGGTAGGGATCGCACACCACGACCGTCCACTGGTCAGGGTCGTCACCGACGGGACGCCAGAAGAAGGTGTCCGACTCCAGCGAGGAGCCCCAGAAGATGAGTCCTCCTGGGTCGGGGTAGACCGGGTAGGGACAGTCGCCGGCTTCCTGGGCTTCGCGGGCGAGTGCGGAGTTGTCGGCGAGCTCGGCGAGGTAGCTGTCGGTGTCGGCGGGCCCGGCGGGCGGGAACCTCACCGCGATCTGGTTGTTGAAACAGCCCGACGGCAAGGCCGAGGCCAGCTGCTTGTAGTCCTCGGGGAAGGAGAAGCCGACCCGCTGCTCAAGATCCGGCCACCTTCCGCTCGCGCGCGCGGAGGGTTCCCGGCCGACGAGCCGAAGAAGGGCTTCAACACTTGGAACGCTGGCCACTTGACCCCACTCCCGGATCTTCATTGTTGATCAAAATATGGCATTTGAAGCCACCGCTGCCTACCGCGGTGATCCTGATTTGGTCCGGGACCGCGTCATTGGCTCCCCAGTAGTAGGCGTTCACGCGGTAGAACACCCGCTGCCCTGGCGTGGAATTGTTCCCCACGACGGCGTCTTTGACCTGGCGCTCAATGGACAGCATTTCCGGGTTGTTGACCTTCTTGAACAGCGGGACAAGATTGTCGAGTTGTCCTGATCCGTGGAACATGTGCGCGATCAGATGCCCTCGGACGTGCACGCTCGGGTCGAAGCCGACCGGGTCCGGCAGCGACGGGCGTCGTTTCTGGTGGATCGTTGCGATGCAGGCGGTACCGCCGGTCGCCCGTTGAGCCGCGACGCCGTTGTGGGTGATGGTTTCCGGGAGGTCGTTGACGGCCTGGTCATCGATGAGGCCTGCGAAACACTGGTTCTCGTTGACGTCGTCGTCGCCGGGTCGCAGGTCGGGCAACCGTGTGTCCGGGGCGGGCAGGTCCCGGGTGAGTCGGGTTTCCTCGCGCAGACGGTCGCTGCTGGTGTCGATGATCCGCTCTGCGGGAATGTCGAGGCGTTCCTCGGCGGGGCGGGGAACGATGGTGCTGCCCAGCTCGACGTAGGCCAGTTTCACCAGCGCGTTGATCAACCACGGTGGTGGGGGCGGCGGCAGGGGCGGGCGCGGTGCGACCACGACGGGGCGGCAGGGTTTGGTGCGGCACGGCGGCGGGGTGCATCCTCGGCCGACGCAGCCGTTGCCGCCCCCGATTCCCGGTGGCGGGGTGCCACCGCCTCCGAAGGGAGGCGTCCCGATGCCGGTGTCGCGGGGGACGGGGACGGGCCTGGGGGCAATGGGCAACCCTCCGCCGCCACCGCCACCACTTGAGCCGAATCCGAAGAGCCCGGCGACGCCGACGGCCGCAGCCCCCAGCAGAGCACCGGCCAGGCCGCCCACGGGCCCGCCGACGGCGGCACCGGCACCGGCGGTGCACAGCGGCAGTGTCGCCGGGGTCGCGCACTGAACGAGGTGACCGGTGGGGTCGATGTTGTTGATCGGGTCGTTGTTGCCGTAGCTGTAGCGGTTGGCCGCGGCCGAGGGCCGTGGCGTCAGAGTCCAGTCGTCGCGGCTGGTGAAGGTCGCGGAGCTGGGGGTGTACCAGCGAGCGGTCATGTTCACCACGCTGGTGTCGGGGTCGGTCCAGTCGCCCTGGTAGCCCAGGGTCGAGGTCTCCCCCGTCGTGGTGGTCACGGTGCCGAAGGGATCGAAGGTGCGCCGCCCGTCGGTGGTGGCGGCGATGTAGCGGCCGATGACGTCTCCGCGTCGATCGGCGAAGAGCATCTTGCCGGCTGTGGTGGCGGTGGTTGCTTTGTCGGAGAACGGGGTTCCGTCCGGCAGACGGCTCACCAGCCGCGTGCCGTCGGAGACGACTTCGTTGGACAGTCCGGCGTAGGTGAGGGCGGTGGTGTTGCGGGTGGTGACCCGGTCGAGGGCGTCGTAGCTGTAGCGGGTGGTGCCGGTGGTGGCCATCCGGTCGAAGGCGTCGAAGGTGTAGGCGGTGGACTGGCCGTTGGTGGTGGCGCGGGCGAGGGTGCCGCGGGCGGTGTAGTCGTAGGTGGTGCTGGCGCCGGTGGTCAGCCGGTTGCGTTCGTCGTAGGTGAATCGTGTGGTGCCGACGGT
The window above is part of the Allokutzneria albata genome. Proteins encoded here:
- a CDS encoding caspase, EACC1-associated type, encoding MGVRDALLIATGAYSSERLAELRSPAADVVELADVLADPAIGWFQTKQVVDAPAHRATRAIEEFFRNRSTDDLLVLHISCHGVKDDDGLLYFACADTDPELLASTSIPAGFLHAQMGRCRAKSIVLLLDCCFSGAFVPGMKAAIGMDAKEQLAGYGRAVLMATGRTEYAWEGNRFLELEPEPSRFTEAIIHGLRTGEADRDGDGRVAVDELYEHVYERLRESGVKQTPQWSSELVHRVYLANRAISLQSERLSKSGVRIWPQRRARRGQDALILRDISLKDAVTGKVDTISVETAIICGECRGLGTSADSVVERCPRCRGDGLNGEKDCETCTGFGTLIENPCPGCVGDGRVVVRRSIAAKIPAGISTGMRIRLSEQGETGPGGGPAGDVYLEFNELPDDHFERRGMDLHCTTDISAEIARTGGIIDLDTFDGVKKIRISGGVKSGKTVRVAGLGFPRLRASGEVDGRGDLMITVDVRER
- a CDS encoding transposase family protein, with product MQVISASRSEWIAPFTGLEPGQFRKLVRVVARRGGDEIADGRPGRQWRLPLADRVLLVATYWRTNLTMRQIGPLFGVSHSAAHRVIDSLGPLLALAPVRRRRIDQIAIVDGTLVPTRDHRLAARSKNYRYSTNLQVAIDADTRLVIATGDPQPGNRNDCTVYRDSGMKQALAGRPVMADGGYQGNPEVIMPYRKPRDGADLPDWKEDLNTVHRSIRARAEHALARMKCWKILRDYRRAAHTLADTASGIAHLHNLALTG
- a CDS encoding ricin-type beta-trefoil lectin domain protein encodes the protein MQQPRAGSQHLGRDTQGRTLVYVDGAAETVLRTAVGKVGGTVAAAVAGRVKAAVPATRIAELAALPGVSEVRLPDRAVPMAVTSEGVTASRAALWHQDGKKGAGVKVGVIDVGFGGLQQAQQSGDLPGNDRIVVNSSNCLDTGLSDDHGTNVAEVIHDMAPAANLYLACVEDTISFAAAADWLRQQGVQIITSSLGFLTSQASRGDGTGQPGSPADIVRRAREAGILWVSAAGNQARMHYAGTAADRTGDSWVEFTNPGESAGAQGNGFPVPWGSRPTVGLRWDAWPTTTKDLDLYVMKTPNPPSGPEDPNIAAKSTRSQAQSAGGLSPTEEVTFTNSDQPAQTRTYYVYVKNNNAPFTTGLELFVGGVNANVQLQRYTEAGSVVEPASSPFAIAVGASAPGSGVVQNYSSRGPSIDGRTKPDLTGFDAVTTATYGNRGFTGTSAAAAHVAGAAAVFKAANPALDAAQLHTALTSRAKRTSINNTSGHGFLDLGTPDAVPATNPAGYTPLVEPRRIHSRAYTPGELITVPVADVPGDATAVAVNITARSDTDTSVDVFPTDPAHLDTRATTLRVRPGGGFTAVMTVATLGPDRAIRVRNQSGNTWVIADVLGYFSPTSAANYITRPVPQRILDTRGGFGATPRTGPLGPGEVYPLAVRGVAGVPASATAVAVSITASEASEETFLSAYTLSDPSTSTLNLSRDDRRTNTAIVALAEDGTIKLRNDRGMLAVAVDVIGWFAPDPGARYVPLPSPTRVVDTASGTGLRQGPLGHGEIASFALGGTAGVSARATGAVVTTTATEDLIGSQLSVYPTDVGWSPVTTMGLRQGQTLASTTLLPLGATGKMDVRNERGHTQLATDVLGYFVDGTPATSAGACPTPRGELGFTPIFDARIDSSYGWQSTSDTPLRRDGCDLITGGSDSVYWFAGATYNSSYTLKTEWKATGANSDSGVLVALAHPGNHTNPEPGLEVRIGTDNSAGAATTGAITGLQAPTSSPVRPRGEWNTYEITVEWNRITVTLNGQRINDYIANPSTVDSQRLIGLHSRSGSDPVHFRNIRVKHNAATGVGSFVGINTKCLDNSGNATNNIAYLWSCYGGEAQTWTMPGDGTIRNADRCLDVENGATANGSRAGLYPCNDWNAQQWLVRTDGSLLNTRSGKCLTATGTSDRAPVTIEPCARTAEQTWRWQSQPAIAGALVNATGKCLDVVNGAPDATETWLWDCHGGFAQAWRLVADGTVRAFSRCLDVTGGAVTPGTRVGFAACNTSPAQQWELRPDASLINPKSGLCATAATPDTRAAITLQKCDRTPLQTWRLSAQSLGRGTMLGWVVGEPGGKCLDVVNGDPATNAVWMWQCAGTPAQVWYPVDSGTIRAFGKCLDINFGGTTNHTKVGLYDCNGVAGQQWVFRPNGTVVNPVSGRCLDASNRADTVVIYDCHGARNQRWALAARPS